The proteins below come from a single Desulfuromonas acetoxidans DSM 684 genomic window:
- a CDS encoding GGDEF domain-containing protein, translating to MMTQEDVLNFVLSSDELPTLSAVASRLISITAEEDTTISDIASLISKDISLSTKILKVVNSSFYSFPQQIGTIHQAASILGTNAVRSLVLSFSFLKPDKQKKDGFDYATFWEKSLSEAVASRMLMTTVGADDTEEGFIAGLLQNLGVLVLAKAFPAEYKKIDQAVADEEMERCEAEIKFIGADHTYIGSEVCRSWGFPAEIVEPLRYHHEPHKLPSKDAKLKLLCEVVCLSGIISRVYNAKKPDELVGLFKSQAKRRLHLTEKKLEDFLDRVHMEVEEIGKFFDIKIQNQKSIAEVLQIANAELSVLNLSYEQMNRSLVEKTVQLEMLTAELEKKNKLLERLANVDGLTEAYNHRYFQNFLDREINRSERNDYTLSVVMVDIDNFKKFNDLHGHQVGDYILKQFADVARSLLREYDLFARYGGEEFVLVLPETNAQEGEVVAEKFRSTLSEHTFTHERETYYITASFGVSDISPAKDKIDKNDVISQADSALYESKKKGRNRVTVYSAKKKWFGK from the coding sequence ATGATGACTCAAGAAGATGTCCTAAATTTTGTTCTCAGCTCAGATGAGTTGCCGACATTATCTGCTGTCGCTTCACGGCTGATTTCCATTACAGCGGAAGAAGACACTACAATCAGTGATATCGCCTCATTGATATCCAAGGACATCTCCTTGTCCACTAAGATTCTTAAAGTGGTCAATTCATCATTTTACAGTTTTCCGCAACAGATCGGCACGATTCATCAGGCGGCATCCATTCTGGGAACCAATGCCGTACGCAGCCTGGTTTTATCCTTTTCCTTTCTGAAGCCGGATAAGCAAAAAAAAGATGGCTTTGACTATGCCACTTTTTGGGAAAAATCATTGTCCGAAGCTGTTGCCTCCCGCATGTTGATGACCACTGTTGGTGCGGATGATACAGAAGAAGGTTTTATCGCCGGTCTTCTGCAAAACCTCGGTGTTCTGGTTTTGGCAAAAGCGTTTCCTGCTGAATACAAAAAGATTGATCAGGCTGTTGCCGATGAAGAGATGGAACGCTGTGAAGCAGAAATAAAATTTATCGGTGCAGACCACACCTACATTGGCAGCGAAGTATGTCGCAGTTGGGGCTTTCCTGCTGAGATTGTCGAACCACTTCGTTACCACCATGAGCCGCATAAACTCCCTTCTAAGGACGCTAAACTGAAACTTTTGTGCGAAGTGGTCTGCTTGTCTGGGATTATTTCACGGGTTTACAATGCGAAAAAGCCGGATGAACTGGTTGGTTTGTTCAAATCTCAGGCCAAACGTCGTCTACACCTAACTGAGAAAAAACTGGAAGACTTTCTTGACCGGGTGCATATGGAAGTTGAAGAGATCGGCAAGTTTTTCGACATCAAGATTCAGAATCAGAAATCAATTGCTGAAGTTCTGCAGATTGCCAACGCTGAACTCAGTGTACTCAACCTCAGTTATGAGCAAATGAATCGCTCTCTGGTGGAGAAGACCGTTCAACTGGAGATGCTTACGGCCGAGCTGGAAAAGAAGAATAAACTGTTGGAGCGTCTGGCCAATGTTGATGGTTTGACTGAAGCCTATAACCACCGCTATTTTCAAAACTTTCTTGATCGGGAGATTAATCGCTCGGAACGCAACGATTACACGCTTAGCGTGGTGATGGTGGACATTGATAATTTTAAAAAATTCAACGATTTGCACGGCCATCAAGTCGGTGACTATATTCTCAAACAATTTGCGGATGTAGCACGCAGTTTACTGCGGGAATACGATCTGTTTGCCCGTTATGGAGGAGAAGAGTTTGTCTTGGTTTTGCCTGAAACCAATGCTCAAGAAGGTGAAGTCGTTGCTGAGAAGTTCCGTAGCACCCTGTCGGAACACACTTTTACCCATGAGCGTGAAACCTATTATATTACGGCCAGTTTTGGCGTCTCCGATATCTCCCCTGCTAAGGATAAAATTGATAAAAATGATGTGATTTCTCAAGCGGATTCAGCCCTTTATGAATCAAAGAAAAAAGGACGCAATCGGGTGACAGTTTACAGCGCGAAAAAGAAATGGTTCGGTAAATAA
- a CDS encoding IS3 family transposase (programmed frameshift) yields MDRVESKRSRRTQRDYTMGFKLQVVDAVEKGDMTYKQAQKIYGIQGRSTVLTWLRKHGKLDWTQPVRLAMPKTPKAKETPAQKIKRLERELEDERLRNLLLNEVVDILDSEHGMSLRKKYIAKARRIQKHKGLSLSRACKLLGISRQAVYQRERRTQQRNIELAPVKGMVMELRRFMPRLGGRKLYSLLKPKFDAQGIKLGRDGFFDYLREHRLLVPPVKRFIKTTQSRHWMKKYPNLIASQDINRAEQVFVSDITYVETDEGVHYLSLVTDAYSRKIMGYEVSDNLRAESVVKALRQAARQRQTGKPLLHHSDRGLQYCSSIYQEELKRHDITPSMTDGYDCYQNALAERVNGILKQEFLLFKCRDLQELKDLVRESVAIYNRLRPHLSLNMKTPEEVHKKATSMGEVA; encoded by the exons ATGGACAGAGTAGAAAGCAAGCGGAGTCGGCGGACTCAACGAGATTACACAATGGGCTTTAAATTGCAGGTTGTTGATGCCGTAGAAAAAGGCGATATGACCTACAAGCAGGCCCAGAAGATCTATGGCATCCAGGGTCGCTCAACCGTGCTAACATGGTTAAGAAAGCACGGAAAGTTGGATTGGACCCAGCCAGTGAGGCTCGCTATGCCCAAAACTCCCAAAGCCAAAGAAACCCCTGCACAAAAGATAAAGCGACTTGAGCGCGAACTTGAAGATGAACGTCTTCGTAATCTGCTTTTGAATGAAGTTGTTGATATCCTGGATTCTGAGCACGGAATGAGCTTGAGAAAAAAGTATATTGCCAAG GCGAGACGCATTCAAAAACACAAAGGGCTAAGTTTGAGCCGCGCTTGCAAGCTTCTTGGCATCAGTCGGCAGGCCGTTTATCAAAGAGAAAGGCGCACCCAGCAACGCAACATAGAGCTGGCTCCCGTCAAAGGGATGGTGATGGAGTTGCGACGATTCATGCCGAGGTTGGGCGGTCGCAAGCTGTACTCACTGCTGAAACCGAAATTTGATGCTCAGGGCATCAAATTAGGTCGGGATGGATTTTTTGATTATTTACGAGAGCATCGGCTGTTAGTTCCACCGGTCAAACGATTCATCAAGACAACGCAGAGCAGGCACTGGATGAAAAAATATCCGAATCTTATCGCGAGTCAGGATATCAATCGGGCTGAACAGGTCTTTGTCAGTGACATCACGTACGTTGAAACAGATGAAGGGGTTCATTATCTATCGCTGGTTACTGATGCTTATAGCCGTAAAATCATGGGGTATGAGGTCAGTGACAATCTACGCGCAGAAAGTGTTGTCAAGGCATTACGTCAAGCAGCCAGACAACGCCAGACAGGTAAACCGTTGTTACACCATTCCGATAGAGGATTACAGTATTGCTCATCAATCTATCAGGAAGAGCTGAAGCGTCATGACATAACGCCATCCATGACAGATGGTTACGATTGTTATCAAAATGCTTTGGCTGAGAGGGTGAACGGAATTCTGAAGCAAGAGTTTTTGTTGTTTAAGTGTCGTGATTTGCAGGAACTGAAGGACTTGGTTCGCGAATCGGTCGCTATTTACAACCGCCTACGGCCGCACCTTAGCTTGAATATGAAAACACCGGAAGAAGTACATAAAAAAGCCACCTCCATGGGGGAGGTGGCTTAG
- a CDS encoding dihydrolipoyl dehydrogenase family protein — protein sequence MTEQTVEYDLCVLGCGPGGFAGAMRAFDFGKHVCVVEGGEIGGAGVKWGALASKTMWELSKDYSIAAKQDRGYQSQHLTVDFSEVNATIEEAVKERQYQMLTQLETFSPRRWQGEGSITYVRGWASFVDRHTVEVCLDDGTTQHIHAKNFLISTGSHPRGYGNLQVDQDKIFNSNGIHRLKKFPKRLLILGAGVVGCEYATIFANFGQTQVHLVDHKDRVLSYEDRDVSAFVEQSLEGAGVVLHQSATLQDIHRRQDYLAAVLDFPDGHSEVIEVDAALISVGRQPNLQHLRLDKIGIDISENGFLTTGVDCRVDGNIFACGDVTCHPNLVNIAELEARMAAKEMFCRAIRPLNYCNMSAIMFLNPSVATVGLSEEQCQAKKLSYRVAYVAYAMSSRPLAMRAKRGFVKILVTDDAEMKILGMRSAGPQVSNVVLSIAHFMDHDKGAAEVLKSVYPHPSISETTQECLRLLIGKSIYKAQAFPGKMWVKTWNPQDGYHDCSRDFQVEQCEIPSQKTP from the coding sequence ATGACAGAACAGACAGTAGAATATGATTTATGTGTGCTCGGTTGCGGTCCCGGTGGTTTTGCCGGAGCCATGAGGGCATTTGATTTCGGCAAACATGTCTGTGTTGTCGAAGGAGGAGAGATTGGCGGTGCCGGGGTAAAATGGGGGGCTTTGGCATCAAAAACAATGTGGGAGCTTTCCAAAGATTACTCCATTGCCGCCAAACAGGATCGTGGTTACCAAAGCCAACACCTCACTGTTGATTTTAGCGAAGTCAATGCAACCATTGAAGAAGCCGTCAAAGAGCGCCAATATCAGATGCTCACGCAACTGGAAACCTTTTCCCCCCGACGTTGGCAAGGAGAGGGGTCAATCACCTACGTTCGAGGGTGGGCATCTTTTGTTGATCGGCACACTGTTGAGGTCTGTCTCGACGATGGCACAACGCAGCACATCCATGCGAAGAATTTTCTGATCTCCACTGGCAGCCATCCACGTGGTTATGGCAATCTCCAAGTGGATCAGGATAAAATCTTCAATTCAAACGGTATTCACCGACTTAAAAAATTCCCCAAACGATTGTTGATTCTCGGCGCCGGTGTCGTTGGCTGCGAATACGCCACGATTTTTGCCAACTTTGGACAGACACAGGTTCATCTGGTTGACCACAAAGACCGGGTTCTGTCGTATGAAGACCGTGATGTCAGTGCGTTTGTTGAACAGAGTCTTGAAGGTGCCGGCGTCGTACTCCATCAATCCGCAACACTGCAGGATATTCACCGTCGACAGGACTACCTCGCCGCAGTTCTCGATTTTCCAGACGGCCACAGCGAAGTGATTGAGGTTGATGCCGCACTGATCTCGGTAGGACGGCAACCCAATTTACAACATCTCAGATTGGACAAGATTGGCATTGATATCAGTGAAAACGGTTTTTTGACCACTGGGGTGGACTGTCGCGTTGATGGAAATATCTTTGCTTGTGGTGACGTAACCTGTCATCCAAATCTGGTCAACATCGCCGAATTGGAAGCACGCATGGCCGCCAAAGAGATGTTTTGTCGGGCCATCCGTCCACTGAATTACTGTAATATGTCGGCAATCATGTTTCTCAATCCCTCTGTTGCAACCGTCGGATTGAGTGAAGAACAATGCCAGGCCAAAAAACTGAGTTATCGGGTGGCCTATGTGGCGTATGCCATGTCCAGCAGGCCATTGGCCATGCGGGCGAAGAGGGGGTTTGTTAAGATTTTGGTGACGGATGATGCCGAAATGAAAATTCTTGGTATGCGTTCTGCCGGACCGCAAGTGTCCAACGTCGTTCTGTCCATCGCTCATTTTATGGATCACGATAAAGGCGCTGCCGAGGTCCTTAAATCGGTGTATCCTCATCCGAGCATCTCAGAAACGACGCAGGAATGCCTGCGCCTGCTGATTGGAAAATCGATCTACAAAGCCCAGGCTTTCCCAGGAAAAATGTGGGTGAAAACCTGGAATCCTCAAGATGGTTATCATGATTGTTCACGTGATTTCCAAGTGGAACAATGTGAAATCCCCAGCCAAAAAACACCCTGA
- a CDS encoding sterol desaturase family protein, protein MDNTLLRGTVFLIVFSAVAFSEIRWPRLSSHHSKKTRWQRNLGLIAIDVVVVYLWMPLTVVMVATRVHDHQLGILNQIPLPTPMVWLIALIWMDMVIYWQHRWFHQIGCLWRLHKVHHLDLDIDVSTGLRFHPAEILLSLLLKCAAVAFMGVPAQVVVVSEILINSAAMFNHGNIAIPAPLDRLLRHFLVTPDMHRIHHSVTVRETNSNYGFCLSWWDFLFHSYTEHPQKGHQGMQIGLSDYQSFARHTLVYLLKLPFIPPQPDDASAPK, encoded by the coding sequence GTGGATAACACTCTCTTACGCGGTACAGTATTTCTCATCGTTTTTTCTGCCGTTGCCTTCAGTGAAATACGTTGGCCACGCCTCAGTAGCCACCATTCGAAGAAAACCCGCTGGCAGCGTAATTTGGGCCTGATCGCAATTGATGTTGTTGTGGTGTACCTGTGGATGCCGTTGACGGTCGTTATGGTGGCCACCCGTGTCCATGATCATCAGTTGGGAATCCTCAATCAAATACCTCTGCCAACGCCCATGGTCTGGCTGATCGCCTTGATCTGGATGGATATGGTGATCTATTGGCAACATCGCTGGTTTCATCAAATCGGCTGTTTATGGCGTTTGCATAAAGTGCATCATCTTGATTTGGACATTGATGTCTCAACGGGATTACGTTTTCACCCTGCAGAAATCCTACTATCGCTGTTGCTCAAATGTGCGGCAGTCGCTTTTATGGGCGTTCCAGCACAAGTGGTGGTGGTCTCGGAAATTCTGATTAACAGTGCGGCCATGTTCAACCACGGTAACATAGCCATCCCTGCACCGCTTGATCGACTCCTGCGCCATTTTCTGGTGACACCGGATATGCATCGTATTCACCATTCGGTGACTGTCCGCGAAACCAATTCCAATTACGGATTCTGTTTATCCTGGTGGGATTTTTTGTTCCACAGCTACACGGAGCACCCCCAGAAAGGGCATCAGGGCATGCAGATTGGGTTGTCCGATTATCAGAGTTTTGCCCGGCACACGTTGGTTTACCTGCTTAAGTTACCCTTTATTCCGCCGCAACCTGATGACGCATCCGCCCCAAAATAG
- a CDS encoding AAA family ATPase has product MAKKIFVAATGKNCGKSTICLSLLYRAARKYPRIGFIKPIGPKLIEFNNFHVDKDAVLMAQVFGLEEHIRQMNPVPVFADTTRQVLDGQIGPDFFAEKMIEACRYFEKECDFLVIEGAGHAGVGSVLGYNNAEVAKLLDAPVMMVTDGGIGRAIDAVSMNLSVFQLAGAPVRMLVANKLIADKRELTMHYLKKAFGNRDIHIQGGFNFSPILANPTLHRISRLLESPLKGNLDEQHRIVHHVQLGAASAQRVADLLEESSLLLVNSTRDELMVMLASLYHLPEYRHKIAGMIIPGHAPVSPITARIVDDSNIPYMRTHLTNSEAFTRIQNDVSKITAQDQEKIDLIGHLAEIELDFDTVDRLFD; this is encoded by the coding sequence ATGGCAAAAAAAATCTTTGTTGCCGCAACGGGTAAAAACTGCGGAAAGTCAACCATCTGCCTGTCGTTATTGTACCGCGCTGCGCGAAAATACCCCCGTATCGGTTTTATCAAACCTATTGGTCCTAAACTGATTGAGTTCAACAATTTCCATGTGGATAAAGATGCCGTTCTCATGGCTCAAGTCTTTGGACTTGAGGAGCATATCCGCCAGATGAACCCTGTTCCCGTGTTTGCGGATACCACCCGGCAAGTTCTTGATGGCCAGATTGGCCCGGACTTTTTTGCCGAAAAAATGATCGAAGCATGTCGGTATTTTGAAAAAGAGTGCGATTTTCTGGTGATCGAAGGTGCTGGCCATGCTGGAGTCGGATCGGTGTTGGGCTACAACAATGCCGAGGTTGCTAAATTATTGGATGCTCCGGTCATGATGGTTACGGATGGGGGCATCGGTCGCGCGATTGATGCTGTCAGCATGAATCTCAGTGTTTTCCAACTGGCAGGAGCTCCGGTGCGCATGCTGGTAGCAAATAAATTGATTGCCGACAAGCGTGAATTGACAATGCATTATCTTAAGAAAGCCTTTGGCAACCGCGATATTCACATTCAGGGTGGCTTTAACTTTTCGCCCATCCTGGCGAACCCCACGTTACACCGCATCAGCCGCTTGCTAGAATCACCCCTGAAGGGCAATCTGGACGAGCAGCACCGCATTGTCCATCATGTTCAATTAGGTGCTGCTTCAGCACAACGGGTTGCGGATCTGCTTGAGGAGTCGAGCCTTTTGCTGGTCAACAGTACTCGTGACGAGTTGATGGTCATGCTGGCATCGCTATACCATCTTCCGGAATACCGCCATAAAATTGCCGGCATGATCATTCCGGGACATGCGCCGGTCTCACCGATTACGGCGCGAATTGTTGATGACAGTAATATTCCTTATATGCGTACCCATTTGACCAACTCTGAAGCCTTTACCCGAATTCAGAATGATGTCTCCAAAATTACGGCTCAAGATCAGGAGAAAATTGATTTGATCGGCCATCTTGCCGAAATTGAATTGGATTTCGATACGGTGGATAGACTGTTTGATTAA